Within the Musa acuminata AAA Group cultivar baxijiao chromosome BXJ2-9, Cavendish_Baxijiao_AAA, whole genome shotgun sequence genome, the region TCACAGATATTCAAGTCAAAAAGCCGTGTTACAACATGATCCAAAAGCTATCCAACAAAACTTGCCAACAACATCAATTAGGGGACAAACTTTTATACAATCAGTGCTTACATCAGTTAAAGAAGAAAAAGACGATACCCGCTAGGATTATGTTAGGACATTGTATTATAGTCGAATTAGTTGAGAGCAAGTTTagacattgaaagttaatattaaATTGTACAAGAACAACATAGCACCCTAGATTTCTCACTTTAATAATCTGTGTATTACCAACACCTTTAGTATTAAGATAGTTTCAATTCCAAAAGAAGTTAAATGGTTACGATGAACAAAGAAAAACTGATAGTATTCTTGTAACTACAAAACAATTTCAGTTAAGACTTTAAAGGAGAAAGCATTATGAAACTAAGAAAAACAGTATATTCTCAACTTCACAGCTAAAAGGGGTACCAGTGCTGTTGGATAAACATTGTTCACTATTTAGTGCACATAACTTAGACCTTCTATTTTACTTTTTGGATTGATATCTCTAGCCGTACATGATTAAAATGTGATCAGTAAGGCACCTTTTTTGGACATAATAGCACAGATAAAGCCTGCACAATGCCCAAAATAACTAAAATCCTAAATAAAAGTTTTGTTCAACTTAATCCATAAaaacatttgtttgaaatattaAGGCTATCCAAGGCCATCTACAGGGACTGAAATACCAATTTTAAAAATCTATTTCCTAGCACGCTAGTAAGTCCAATCATTTGTGATGTGCAAATTTATTGTCAGATCATGTGTAAATCAGCCCAGAATCATGTGTGTAAAAGCAGCCCCAACATCAtcagtgtaaaaaaaaaaatccaatcaccttAAAATATTCACCATAAATGATCAAATCAAACAAGTAGATAACAAGTCAATGATCCAGCCTCAGAATGAGGCATCTATTTCATCGCCACATATATGGTGCTAAAAATCTGAAATTCACATATGTTGAACATATTTCTTGTTAAGGCTTAAGTTGCCTGCTCAGTTATAATACATAGACAATCTCTGACATTACATCTTTTAACCCATGAACTAATCTTTCAGGTAATAAGAAAACTGCACCCTTTGTGTAAATTTGCTTTTGCTTGAAACCCAGCACTATATTAGCGGAATCTTCTCATTTTCAAACTAAACTAAAAAACACATCTGAAAAAGGTTTTCATGATAAATTACATAAAGTTCCTTCTGTGGCACCAAAATGCCAGATAACTGTTATAATTTCTAACCAAATCAAAGAGACTGGTCAGAAAATCTAGCATTCATAGCACCGAGAAGTATAACACTGAAACCTACACTACAATGGACTAAAACTTCACTGATGAAATTAGTTTATCTTGCCATAAAATGCATGATTAGTAAACCTTAATTGAGACCAAAAGGTTAAGACCCTTCACAGTTATGATACTAGAATCAAACATCTACTTGTAATCTATGTGGTTTTAGGAAACATAACATCAGAATAACCACTTGGTGGCCAATGCAGATATACAATACTGCAGTCCCAACTTCCACCAAACCTCTTCTCATCACTATCCACAAATGAGAAACCCTACTTATGAAGAACATATAAAATCTAGAGAAAGCATCAAAGTTAATGCTACCAAACAAGACAACTGAGCCCTCACTGGCGTAAAACTACAAATAATCATCAGCTCCATTTATTGGGAGTCAACAAATTAATAACATGAAAAATGAACAAAGCTATAATCCCCAGGAAGCCCACCTCTGGAAAATCTGAGATATAGCCTTGTAAGCAGTATCAGAACCCGAATAAAACAAACACAATCCAAGGTGCTATCAAAAAACAATTTAACTAAAAGCAAAATCTGATGGATATATGGGACAACAGAAAACATAACATCAAAGAAATTCACCTCAGTTGCTTCCTTCTTAACAGCAGGGGCTTTCTTCTTCCTGCCAATCTCAACACCATAGTGCTGGAGATACCACTGCTTGAATGGGGCAGCATCAACCTGAATGATGGCACTCTTCACAAGGGTCTGTGTCCTCACAAGCTCGTTGTTTGAAGCGTTGTAGACCACATCAAGGATACGGGTCTTGCGTGTCACTGCCTCACTCCCCCATGAGTAGTTCCCATGATCCAAGCGGAGGGCCCTCCACTTCACGTTGCCTCCTCGAACTCGAATCCTCCTCACAGTCTTGTTGCTCGAAAGTTTGGTATTAGCTGGTTGCCTTCCCAACTCATACCTTTCAAGACAAATGGTAAAACACGCTAAGGTTACATCGAGAAAAAACCGTCCCCAACAAAACTAATGAAAATAACACGTTTGATAACCAAATCTGAAGATTTAAGAAATATATAGCAAGAGAAAACAGTGAGAACAGCGCAAAGCATCGCTTAGAATAAAAATCTCGACATTTTTAAGAGAAATCATGCGAATCAGAACTGTACAAGCAAGAAAGCATCAAAATGAATTGAAGAATCGCCAACATTCAACGAGTGGGGTGTCACAATCCACGTAAAGTACAATCATATCACATAATGACAAGAAACAAACGCTACAAGCAATCAACACCGCAAACGAGATGAAAAAACATCAGATGAGGTGGTTTTACTACGACAGAGAAAACATGTAACAAATAAAAGGAACTAACTTTCTCTTCTTTCGCCACGCCTTCTTCTTCCCTCCGGTGGCCCGCCTCTTGTGCATGGAGTCCCGCGAGATACCTGCGAGCAGAAGGGCAACGTCATGGGTGCACAGATCTCAGGGTTTCCAACCGTGGATCGAGAACCTAGGGTTCCGATCCTTACCCATATTATCCGGTCGTGGCAAGCAGCTTCCTCTCTCTCCCCGGTACTTCTGCCGCCGCCCTCGTCGCTCCTCTCTCTCGCACACCCTCCCTGCCCGCAAACCCTAGCCTTTTATATCGCGACTTCATTATATCGGCCAGGGTGTTCGCATATAGATTCTTATGCATACACTGTCTCGACGGTTGGACTAAACCGGAATCGGACTTGGCCTGGTCGAAACAGACCCGTCGATCAACGTAGTAATCAGGTCTGGACTTTGGCTCACCCatactaattattattataatcaaACACAATATTTTGTTCTACAAGCTTCTTATATTTCCATTTGTTTTATACATGGAATGTATAGGTAAAAGGTATATGCTTGTAGAGAGATAGATGGCTTCATCTAAACAAGTTTTTGATCAAGTAGCATTGGCTAGCTAGTCCTTTTTATTTTACTACTTAATATGATATGTCTATGcttgtcaaaataattttatatgaatttaatttttttttgtgttcATAAAGTCAACTCCAAAGTAgacaatattt harbors:
- the LOC135622695 gene encoding small ribosomal subunit protein eS8-like — encoded protein: MGISRDSMHKRRATGGKKKAWRKKRKYELGRQPANTKLSSNKTVRRIRVRGGNVKWRALRLDHGNYSWGSEAVTRKTRILDVVYNASNNELVRTQTLVKSAIIQVDAAPFKQWYLQHYGVEIGRKKKAPAVKKEATEGQEAEPATEEANKSNHVTRKLEKRQQGRKLDAHIEEQFSSGRLLACISSRPGQCGRADGYILEGKELEFYMKKIQRKKGKGAGGAA